The DNA segment GGTCATTCTGCGGGGCAAACGGGTTGACCGAGTCGTCGTCGTCGGCCGGCAGCGCAGCCAGCCGCTGCTCGCTTGCCGGGGTGAGACCGAATTCCCGGGCAAATTGAAGGATTTGGGCCCGCGAAGCGCGGGCGTCAGCCACCGCAGGGTGTGGATGCTGATGCCCGGTCGTCGGGTTGGCGACCACGCGGCCCTCGGCCGCGAGGGTCGCCACCGCGGCCGCGTGATCCGCGACCACCTGACAGTAACACGCCAGGACCTGCGAGTCCGCCGACTTCAGTAAGTCCAGCGGCGACAGTTCCGCGATCACGCGGTGCCATTCGTCGAGCGCTGGCCCGGTCAGCCACGCCGGAGCTTGCGGCACGCAGCGCTCGAACGGCGGCGGCGGCGCAACCGCCCGGCCGCCGGAATCGTGGCCCGGCGAGCGGCCTTCGATCAGTTTCAGCTTGGCCGGGCGTGAAATCCGGCCGCTGCCTTTGCCTCCCACTGCACACACCTCCAAAATTTTGATTCCGTTTTCTGAGCACGCGCACGCGCCGCCGAGCGGTGTCCGGCCGGGCGGTTGCTGGCGATGGCAACCCACCCCCCTACCTGCGGGTTTGGGATTGTCACTGTTTGCTGCCGCGCTCGTCGGGGAGCGTGCCGAAGGCGAACCAGCCCAGCGGGTCCTCGTCGATCAACTCCTCAAGCCGCCGCTGCTCGGCGTCTAAACGCAACGACAACAGCACCAATTCGCTTGCGTCGTCAGGAATTTCGGGCGCCAGCACCACCTCGGCGTGCGCCGCGCGGATGGCCTCCAAATCGCGCTGCCGCTGCCTCCGACGCTGCTCGGCGGACGGGACGTTGGCCGGCCAATCATGTTGGCGTCCAACGCGATTCCGTCGCGGGGCGTGGAACCCTGCGGCGACGGCTGCCTGCTGTTTCAAGCGCTTGTTAGTCAACGATGAACCTCCAATTCGTCTCGGGCACAATTCAATTCGCGTTGCAGGACCGGGCATCCGGTCGCGGTATTGTCGGGGTGCAGCACACGCGTGAGCGCACGATGCACGACGGCCACCCGTGAGGGTCCGACCGCCCGAAGCAGGTGGCGCGCCCAGTCGCCGCTGCTGCACTGCCGCGGCGGGTCAGACGCCGGCGCGGCGACCACCTGGTGGCCGGCCGCGACCAGCGCGGCGGCGAGCAGGGCGGCCCAATCCGGGGCAACGGTCCAGCGGCGTCGAGGGGCATCCCAACTTCTGGCGAAAGGCGGCACCACGGCCTTGATTGTCGCGATCACGGTCGGGTCGTAGGCGCTGCGGACCGCGTGCCGGCCGCCAGGCAGCGGGGCGATGTGGATGACGGTCATCGACGACCTCCGGGTTCGGCGTTTGCTGCGCCGGCGAGATGGCAGCGCTCGCAGTGCCCGCGTGCCAGCGATGCCGGGGCGAGCATGGGCTGGCCGCAAAACGCGCACGGCTGGGCGGCCAGAGAAGGCCTGAAATCTTGACCCGCGTAACCCGCTGACCCGTTTTCGCTGGTCAGAGCACCATTTTTTGGCGGGTCAGGGAAAGACTCGTAACCCGTGCCTGGCCCGCCTGGCCCGCGTCTGACCCGCTGACCCGCGTCTGACCCGCCTGTTTTTTCGCCGCTGACCTGCGAAGACGGGTTAGGCGGGTTAGGCGGGTCACATTTCCCCCTCCTCTGGTGGTGTGATGTCCCACCGGGTGACCCCGTCCCTGTTGCGGCCCGCGTCGTGCTCCACCAACCACCCCTGCAGCCGCAGCGCCGGAGCGTTCCGCGTTAGCTGGGCAGTGACGACTCTGGCGCTTGACGGCCAATCGCGCGGCCGCCGCCAGGCTTTGTCGTGATCCGGGGTCAGCGCCTGGAGAATTTCACGCGAGTTCAGCCCGTCGGCCCGGAACTTGGTCGCCACAATCTCGGAGATGAACGGGTCGGCCGCGAGGCCGTCGGCGGCCAACCGGACCGCCCGACCCTGATAATGGGCCAATCCATCGGTGCCCACGATCTCGTCGACGACGGCCAACGCCCGCCCGAAATCGGCCATCCGCGGCAGGCCGCCGGGCACCGTGACGGTGCCGCCCAGTCGTTGGTGCACTTTGGCGGCCAGGTCGAGCAGCCCGCCGAAAATCGCGCGGTGGTCGCGTTCCCACGCGGGGTCGAGATCGGCTTCGCTGCGGCGGGTGCCGGCGGTGATGCGGTTCAACTCGACGAGCGCGAGCCGATCCGACAGGTCCCCTGCCAAGCCGCCCAAGTCAATGCCGTTGAGCAACACGACGCGCCGGAATCGCAGCACCGCAAGATCGCTGTCGGTGTACAGCCTTCGCTTGGCCAGCGCGTCACCAGTTGCCGCGCGGCACAACGCATCCGACCACCATGGCGACACCGAGGACGCATTGTCGATCGCAATCACCCAAGACCCGTTCGCAGCGGCCACCCACTGTTCGACGTCGCGGGCGGCATCCGCAGCGGCGCAACCGAAGGATCTATCAGCGCCACAACACGTTTGACGGTGGTGCTTTTAGCTGAGCCGTGCTCGGCCAAAAACGTCAAGATGACATGCGGTGCGTCGGGCTGGACCAGCGCGGCCACCATCGCGGCCAACAGCACCGGCCGGTCTTCTGGGGCCACGTTGACGTGCTTCCACAACAAATCAACGTCGCCAGTCCCGGCAGGCACCGGGTCGGGCATGGCCGCGGTCAGCTCGGTGCGCCGAAACATCGGGATCGGCGCGGTACGCGCCATCCGCGCCAGCTCCTCGGAGCATACGAGACGCCATGTGCCGCCGCCGATCTCGATCGCCCGGTCACGCTGGTCGGCCATGTCGATAAACACCTTGTCGCCGTGTCCGGCAACTCGCAGATGCAGTGTGCGCGGCGGCTTTTCGGCCGCGAAGCCCTCTATCGTGGCGCACGCGTCGGATAGCGCTTGCGCCGACGGAGCCGCGTCGAACCGGCGAAAATATGTGCGCGCCAATGTGTTTCGGAGGCCAAGCTTGCCGCCTCGCAGGGGCAGCGCGACATGTGGGGCATCTGGAAATGCGCCGTAAGCTTGGCCGTCGTCGCTGACGCCGAGTTGGAAATCCATCAACGCCATATCGACGAGCTGTGAAGCTTGGGAGCGCTTTTCGGCGGCCATCTCACACCCCCGCCCGTGAAATGTAGGCGCCGCGGCGCTGCTGAATCTCCCGAGCGACCTCCGGCCAGTCGGCGGCGGCGGCGATGTCGCGTGATGCGTCGGCCAGTGCTTGCTGGCTGGTTTCAGTGCGCAGGGCCCAGTGCCTGGCGGCGTCGTAGATGGCGGCCAGCTTGGCGGGTCGTCGGCGCCGAGCTGGCGCCACGCCGCGGTGCCGACCATCGGCCAGGAGCCGACCTCCGCCAGGAACGGCGCGACAAATTCATGCACCGACCACCAGCTAACCTGGCGCGATGATACGATGGCGGTAGATGTTGTGGTGTCTGCGGGTGCCCGGTCCGGCGTGGCCGGGCATCGCCGCGTCGGCGGCGCTCCGCCGGCGGTGGCGGTCATCGCTCACCGCCGGCGATGAGCAGAGCCGCGACGCGCGCCAACTGTTCGTTGGTGGGCCTGGGTGCGGCGGCTAGTGCCTCAAGGGCCGCTCTTTCGAGTCGAAGTCCGTGAAGCCTCTGATATTTTGCCGCGAGGTCAGGGTGGCTGTTGGGGCGGCCGCGGGACCGGTCCGCACCAATTCCGCCGCGGACACGGCGGATTTCGGCTGTGATTGTTTCGAGTGTCGTCGACATGCGTGCAACTCCGGGTGAGAGAAACCCCCCGGAGTCGACACCGGCTACCTGCGAGAGTAGCTGGTATCCGACCTACCCGCCACGTTGTTCAGCGGCGTGTCGCGAGATTGCCGCCAGCGCGCCCAACGTCACAACGACCGCGCCGGTTTGCACCGCGACGCCATACGGAATCGCCTGCGCCGCAGCAGCGACGAACGCCGGGTCGCCGGCCAGCCCGTCGCAAAGCCGCTGCAGCCGCTCGTTGCGGATGCGCCACGGCGGCTGGGTGCAGTCCCGTTTCGGCCCGGTGCTGTATTTCGGGCAGCGAAATTCCCAGTGCGACCGCGTCCATCCGTCGCGGCGCGCCGGGCCGTAAACGAGTGTTGTTGGGTTCCAAGCCGACAACGGCTCGCGGCCGGTTGTCGGGGTCGAGGAATGTCGCTACCGCCGGAGCTTGTGGTAGCCAGCCCTGATCCTCGTCGGCCCAAATGATCGGCGCGACAAGGTCGCAGCGTTCGTGTTCGATGCGGCCATCACCTTTGCGGCCGTGGTCGCAGACAATAACGATGTCGGGGTGGCCGGTCATAGCCATTCGACGCGAACCCGGCCGGGGTCGAAGCCGCGACCTTTCCGCGTCGCCTTGTCGACGACGATCGTGCAAATCTCTGACACGACTTTTCCTTTCAAATCCGGCGCGAGCCGGCCCCAGTGTTCGCGAATCCGGTCGCCGGCGGCGGCCAGGTCGGCGGCGGGGTTTTTGCGGACCAGGTCGGCTAAAACCTTGTCCACACCAGCTAGCTGTGCCCGCAGATCGGTTGTGCCGCGTCGCAACTGGCTGCCGTCGATGTCCCCAGCGGCGAACAGGGCGGCCAGCTCGTCTAGGCGAGCCTGCAGGGCGGCGCGGCGGGCGTGCAGGCTGTCTATGTCCGCGGGCCGGCCGTCCAGCATGGCGGTGAGCCGCTGCCGGGTCTCCGGCCGGCTGAGCCAGCCCAAAACAATGGTTTCCACGTAGGCGTCCAGCGGCGGGCCGCTGACCACAACATGCGAATTCGACTGGCGGCACTCGTATTTACGCTGGCCGGTGTTGCGCCCGCCGGACACCGCGTGCCGCAGCGCCGACCCGCACACCCCACACTGATACACCCCGGAGCCCATGTGCTTTTTCTCAAACGAGGTTGTGATGATCCGGGACGGGTCGGTCAGGAACGCGACCAGGCCGCGGTGGGTGTCGACATCGATCAGTGGTTCCCAGTCGCCGGGACCGATCACCTTGCCGCGATAGGTTTTCAGCCCGGCGTAGCGCGGGTTGACCAGCAGCCGGCGCCCGCGGCGCCGCCCACCTGCCGGTGACGGTGAACCGGCTGCCGTTGTATGTTTGCTTTCGGCCCGCCAGCGTGGTTTTCAACCCGGCCGTATTCCACTCTCGGGCAACCTGTTTGATGGATTTGCCGGCGAGCACGTCGGTGACGGCCTGCCGGTAGGCGGACGCTTCCGGCTCGAAAGGCTTCCCGTCCATGGTGTAGCCGAAGGGCCTGTTGGCGGTCTGCCAGCGGCCCTGTTCGGCTTTCTGGCGGTTCGCGCGGACGCGGCGCTCGGACGTGTGCTCGGATTCCTGGCGGGCCACCGAGCCGAGGATGCGGGCTACCATCCGCCCGGCCGATGTGGCCAGGTCCAGGTCGCCGCCTTGGACGGTGTGGATGGCGACCTTGCCCGCGTCGGCTGTTTCGATGAGTCGTTCCAGGTCGCGCATGGATCGGCAGAGCCGGTCGGGGTGCCAGGCCAGCAGGACGTCGAACTCCCGGGCGGCCATCGCTTTCAGCAGAGCTTCGAAGCCGGGCCGGGTTTTGCCGCTGAACGCCGAGATGTCGTTGTCGTCGAAGCGAGCCACCACGGTGTATCCGCGCTGGTCGGCCAGGGTGAGCAGGTCTTCGAGCTGGCGCTCGACGCCGAGTCCCTGCAACCTCGGATCGTTGGAGATTCGGGTATAGACCGCAGCTCTCACACAGCGTAGTCTAGCAGTGTATTGCCGAAACATCCGCCGCCGTACAACACGATTCGCTGGGCCGGGGAGGCCAGCCGCTTGGTGTGATAGAGCGCCAGCTCGCGGCCGTGGTCGAAGATGCGCAGGTAGTGGTGGGCGTGGGCGGCCAGCCGGATCACCTCGCTCATCGGCAGCAGGCTGCCCCCGCCGGTGAGCGCGTGCCCGGCAGCCGATTGCAACTCGGCCAGGCTGGTGGACACGATGATCGCCGCGGGCAGCCCGTTGTGTTGGCCCAGCTCCCCCGAGCACAGCAGCGCCCGCAGCCCGGCCTGCAGGCCGTCGTGGTTGCGCTGGGCGGTGCTGCGGGTGTCGGCGTCGATGGCGGCCTGTGACGGGGTGCCACTCACGCAGGGGGTGGGGTCGGCGGGGTTGGCCATGCCGGGGGCGGCCAGCTTGGCCAGCACGGCATCGAGGGTGGCGCGGGCTTCGGGGGTCAGGTAGCCGGTGATCGCCGACATGCCGTCGGCGCCCTGCTTGCCGATCAGGATGCCGCGGCGGCGGGCCCGGTCGGTGTCGGTGAAATTGCCGTCGGGGTTGAGGCAGTCGGCGAGTTTGGCGGCCAGCTTGTGCAGCTGGTCGGGCCGAAACCGGCCACCCAACTGAGCCAGTTCGGCTTCGGCTTTCTCCCGGGTGGGCAGATCCACCCCGCTGGGCAGCTGGTGCAGAAAGGAGCGAATGATCCGCACATGGTCGGGTCCGAGACGCCCGGCGCGTTGGGCTTCGGCGGTGGCGGGCAGCAGCGGCGGCAGGGGTTGGCCGGTCAGCGCCCGGCGCGGCCCCAGCTCGGCGGCCTCGCCGATGCGCCGGGCTGCTTCGCCGCGGGTGATGCGCAACCGCTCGGCCAACGCGAAGGGGAGTTTGCCGCCCAGCTCGCTCGGGTCGGCTTGGTCGGCGAGCCTGTTGATGAACGGGTGCTCGATCGCGGGTAGGCGGCGGCGCAGGGTTTCGCAGCGTTCCAGCATGGCCAGGCACTCGCCGGTGGTCAACACCTCGATCGACAACTCCAGCGCCCGGTGAAGGGCGGCGTCGAGAGCGTCGAACACCGCGACAACCTCCTCCCGGCTACTCGAATGCATGTTCGAATGCTATCACGGTTGGCCGGCTCGCGCCACCTCGTGCACAAGGATAATCCGATGGTACGCCAGTGAATTCAGTGACTCGGGTGCCAGCAGGCTCGGCCCGGTAACGCGGTGTAAGGGATCGGCGCCAGGGCATCTAGCAACATGATGCGACAGCGGCATTGGTACAGCGGTG comes from the Mycobacterium shinjukuense genome and includes:
- a CDS encoding recombinase family protein, translating into MFRQYTARLRCVRAAVYTRISNDPRLQGLGVERQLEDLLTLADQRGYTVVARFDDNDISAFSGKTRPGFEALLKAMAAREFDVLLAWHPDRLCRSMRDLERLIETADAGKVAIHTVQGGDLDLATSAGRMVARILGSVARQESEHTSERRVRANRQKAEQGRWQTANRPFGYTMDGKPFEPEASAYRQAVTDVLAGKSIKQVAREWNTAGLKTTLAGRKQTYNGSRFTVTGRWAAPRAPAAGQPALRRAENLSRQGDRSRRLGTTDRCRHPPRPGRVPDRPVPDHHNLV
- a CDS encoding phage terminase small subunit P27 family; the encoded protein is MGCHRQQPPGRTPLGGACACSENGIKILEVCAVGGKGSGRISRPAKLKLIEGRSPGHDSGGRAVAPPPPFERCVPQAPAWLTGPALDEWHRVIAELSPLDLLKSADSQVLACYCQVVADHAAAVATLAAEGRVVANPTTGHQHPHPAVADARASRAQILQFAREFGLTPASEQRLAALPADDDDSVNPFAPQNDR
- a CDS encoding toxin, with protein sequence MTNKRLKQQAAVAAGFHAPRRNRVGRQHDWPANVPSAEQRRRQRQRDLEAIRAAHAEVVLAPEIPDDASELVLLSLRLDAEQRRLEELIDEDPLGWFAFGTLPDERGSKQ